The following proteins come from a genomic window of Actinopolyspora saharensis:
- a CDS encoding TetR/AcrR family transcriptional regulator — MTTTDSEQLGAAGNGRRGQSGGSRKDPGRRERIARAAITVVAERGIERLTHRAVAAAAEVPLGSTTYHFATLDDLLAVALRQAAQDNVAELREYADRMDSGGDLAAVLTDLVLRYLGPERKRTVVEHELYVAALHRPALRSASTEWDAALRDLFTAYTDEVTGKMLAAVFCGLLWQGIVREPVPDRDEIEMIFRRALGTSAAS; from the coding sequence ATGACGACTACGGATTCCGAGCAGCTCGGTGCGGCGGGGAACGGTCGCCGTGGCCAGAGCGGTGGTTCGCGCAAGGATCCGGGGCGCCGCGAGCGAATCGCCCGTGCCGCCATCACCGTCGTCGCCGAGCGCGGCATAGAGCGGCTGACTCACCGCGCCGTCGCCGCGGCGGCCGAGGTTCCGCTGGGGTCGACCACCTACCACTTCGCCACCCTGGACGACCTGCTCGCCGTGGCGCTGCGTCAGGCGGCCCAGGACAACGTCGCCGAGTTGCGGGAGTACGCGGACCGCATGGACTCCGGGGGCGACCTCGCGGCCGTGCTGACCGATCTGGTGCTGCGCTACCTCGGGCCGGAGCGCAAGCGCACCGTGGTCGAGCACGAGCTGTACGTGGCGGCGCTGCACCGTCCCGCGCTGCGGTCGGCGAGCACGGAATGGGACGCGGCACTGCGCGACCTGTTCACCGCCTACACCGACGAGGTCACGGGCAAGATGCTCGCGGCGGTGTTCTGCGGCCTGCTGTGGCAGGGAATCGTTCGCGAACCTGTTCCGGATCGCGACGAGATCGAGATGATCTTCAGGCGGGCGCTGGGGACCTCCGCGGCGTCCTGA
- a CDS encoding cyclase — protein sequence MARTRRSGARLLTAAAFAIAPVVAFAQPAAAEGFTHNFECSGDSPLGEQLFSYQQDSDVSAPSSVAAGEEFEVVIDPAVNTVPSEVNGYEVEQMQGMELRLPIPDNSAHVSTQLEGGSNLGGAEPTVNVSDGIATLHVEGPISGGAEFELPTVTATLQAGDSGVIETRLHGTGYSDPGLTFDADVSTVLGTVGVPTSCYPDPNPVLTTTEIS from the coding sequence ATGGCAAGAACCAGACGTTCGGGCGCACGCTTGCTGACGGCCGCGGCCTTCGCGATAGCTCCGGTGGTGGCTTTCGCGCAACCCGCGGCCGCGGAGGGCTTCACGCACAACTTCGAGTGCTCGGGTGACTCCCCGCTCGGCGAGCAGTTGTTCAGCTACCAGCAGGATTCGGACGTCTCCGCCCCGTCCAGCGTGGCCGCCGGTGAGGAGTTCGAGGTCGTCATCGACCCAGCGGTCAACACCGTTCCCTCCGAAGTGAACGGTTATGAGGTGGAACAGATGCAGGGCATGGAGCTGAGGCTGCCGATCCCGGACAACTCCGCCCATGTTTCCACCCAGTTGGAGGGAGGTTCCAACCTCGGTGGTGCCGAACCCACCGTGAACGTTTCCGACGGGATCGCCACCCTTCACGTGGAAGGTCCCATCTCCGGAGGAGCCGAGTTCGAGCTTCCGACAGTGACGGCCACGCTGCAGGCCGGTGACTCGGGAGTGATCGAAACGCGGCTCCACGGAACCGGATACTCCGATCCCGGTCTGACGTTCGACGCCGACGTTTCGACGGTGCTCGGTACGGTCGGTGTTCCGACCTCCTGCTACCCGGATCCCAACCCGGTGCTGACGACCACGGAGATAAGCTGA
- a CDS encoding GMC family oxidoreductase: MSDEATTFDYVVVGGGSAGAALAARLSEDPDTTVCLLEAGPTDQDKREVLELKQWMSLLESGFDWDYLIEPQEQGNSFMRHARAKVLGGCSSHNSCIAFWAPAEDLDEWESLGATGWGSDDIFPLYQRLENNDAPGEHHGRSGPVRLRSVPPNDPCGAALLRACEEQGIPITEFNSGKTVTHGANWFQINAFEDGTRASSSVSYLHPVLGSRPNLEVRTDTRAKQVLFEGNRATGVEYLAPDGLRSKQVNARREVVLSSGAIDTPKLLMLSGIGPAEHLRSVGVDVRVDSPGVGSNLQDHPEGVIGWDAAKPMVEDSTQWWEIGIFTTTEPGLDRPDLMFHFGSVPFDMHTVRQGYPSTENGFCLTPNVTRSRSVGTVRLRSRDFRDKPAVDPRYFTDPHDIRVMSHGIKLAREIVSRPAMREWAGAELHPGPDVQSDDEIADYLQKTHNTVYHPAASVPMGAADAPNAPLDSRLRVKGVHGLRVADGSAMPFLVAVNPNITTMAIGEKCSDMLKEDAAQKS; encoded by the coding sequence ATGAGCGACGAGGCGACGACTTTCGACTACGTCGTGGTCGGTGGCGGCAGCGCCGGAGCCGCCCTGGCCGCGCGACTCTCGGAAGACCCCGACACCACCGTGTGCCTGCTGGAGGCGGGCCCGACCGACCAGGACAAGCGCGAGGTTCTCGAACTCAAGCAGTGGATGTCGCTGCTGGAGTCCGGCTTCGACTGGGACTACCTGATCGAGCCGCAGGAGCAGGGCAACTCCTTCATGCGCCACGCCCGCGCCAAGGTGCTCGGCGGTTGTTCCTCGCACAACTCCTGCATCGCCTTCTGGGCCCCGGCCGAGGACCTCGACGAGTGGGAGTCGCTGGGTGCCACGGGGTGGGGCTCGGACGATATCTTCCCGCTGTACCAGCGGCTGGAGAACAACGACGCCCCTGGTGAGCACCACGGCCGGAGCGGCCCCGTCCGGCTGCGCAGCGTGCCGCCGAACGATCCCTGCGGTGCCGCGCTGCTGCGGGCCTGCGAGGAGCAGGGCATCCCGATCACGGAGTTCAACTCGGGCAAGACCGTCACGCACGGTGCCAACTGGTTCCAGATCAACGCCTTCGAGGACGGGACCAGGGCCTCCTCCTCGGTGTCCTACCTGCACCCCGTCCTGGGCAGTCGCCCGAACCTGGAGGTGCGCACCGACACCCGGGCCAAGCAGGTGCTGTTCGAGGGCAACCGAGCCACGGGCGTGGAGTACCTCGCCCCGGACGGGCTGCGGAGCAAGCAGGTCAACGCCAGGCGGGAAGTCGTGCTCAGCTCCGGCGCGATCGACACGCCGAAGCTATTGATGCTGTCCGGCATCGGCCCGGCCGAGCACCTGCGCTCGGTGGGTGTGGACGTTCGCGTCGACTCCCCCGGTGTGGGCTCCAACCTGCAGGACCACCCCGAGGGGGTCATCGGCTGGGACGCGGCCAAGCCGATGGTCGAGGACTCCACCCAGTGGTGGGAGATCGGCATCTTCACCACCACCGAGCCCGGGCTGGACCGCCCCGACCTGATGTTCCACTTCGGATCGGTCCCGTTCGACATGCACACCGTGCGGCAGGGGTACCCGAGCACCGAGAACGGCTTCTGCCTGACCCCGAACGTCACCCGCAGCCGCTCCGTGGGCACGGTTCGGTTGCGCAGCCGCGACTTCCGGGACAAACCCGCCGTCGATCCGCGCTACTTCACCGATCCGCACGACATCAGGGTGATGTCCCACGGCATCAAGCTCGCCCGTGAGATCGTGAGCAGGCCCGCCATGCGCGAGTGGGCCGGCGCCGAGCTCCACCCCGGTCCGGACGTGCAGTCCGACGACGAGATCGCGGACTACCTGCAGAAGACGCACAACACCGTGTACCACCCGGCCGCCTCCGTCCCGATGGGCGCGGCGGACGCCCCGAACGCCCCGCTGGACTCCCGGCTGCGCGTCAAGGGTGTGCACGGACTGCGAGTGGCGGACGGCTCGGCGATGCCCTTCCTCGTCGCGGTGAACCCGAACATCACCACCATGGCCATCGGCGAGAAGTGCTCCGACATGCTCAAGGAGGACGCCGCGCAGAAATCCTGA
- a CDS encoding acyl-CoA dehydrogenase family protein, whose product MDFAFDERTESMRSELESFMDEHVLPSEEEFERQAASSAPWEVPGIVEELKREARSRGLWNLFLPGEHGAGLTNLQYAPLAEITGRSPHLAPPALNCAAPDTGNMEVLSMFGDERQREQWLTPLLNGEIRSAFCMTEPDVASSDATNIATRIRREGDEYVITGRKWWSSGAMNPNCRILIVMGKTDPEAERHRQQSMVLVPVDAPGVDIRRGMSVFGYSDGDHGGHAEIDFNEVRVPAANIISGEGEGFTIAQARLGPGRIHHCMRAIGMAERALELMCRRVVDREAFGRPLADQGTVQHWIADARVRIESVRQLVLKTAWLMDTVGNRGAHTEIQAIKVSVPEMATTVIDRAIQAHGGAGVSQDTPLANLYAHARTLHIVDGPDEVHRRSLARRELSKHR is encoded by the coding sequence ATGGACTTCGCCTTCGACGAACGAACCGAGAGCATGCGTTCGGAGCTCGAGTCCTTCATGGACGAGCACGTGCTGCCCTCCGAGGAGGAGTTCGAACGCCAGGCCGCCTCCTCCGCGCCCTGGGAGGTCCCCGGGATCGTGGAGGAGCTCAAGCGCGAGGCGCGCTCCAGGGGACTGTGGAACCTCTTCCTGCCCGGTGAGCACGGAGCCGGGCTCACCAACCTGCAGTACGCCCCCCTCGCCGAGATCACCGGGCGCAGCCCCCACCTGGCCCCGCCCGCGCTGAACTGCGCGGCACCTGACACGGGCAACATGGAAGTGCTTTCCATGTTCGGCGACGAACGGCAGCGCGAGCAGTGGCTCACCCCCCTGCTGAACGGGGAGATCCGTTCCGCCTTCTGCATGACCGAACCGGACGTCGCCTCCTCGGACGCCACGAACATAGCGACCCGCATTCGCCGCGAGGGCGACGAGTACGTCATCACCGGACGCAAGTGGTGGTCCTCCGGGGCGATGAATCCGAACTGTCGGATCCTGATCGTCATGGGCAAGACCGACCCGGAGGCCGAGCGGCACCGTCAGCAGAGCATGGTGCTCGTCCCGGTGGACGCCCCCGGCGTCGACATCCGCCGCGGCATGAGCGTGTTCGGCTACTCCGACGGCGACCACGGGGGACACGCCGAGATCGACTTCAACGAGGTCCGGGTGCCTGCCGCCAACATCATCTCCGGCGAGGGCGAGGGCTTCACCATCGCGCAGGCACGACTCGGTCCCGGTCGGATACACCACTGCATGCGGGCCATCGGCATGGCCGAACGCGCGCTGGAGCTCATGTGCAGGCGGGTCGTCGACCGGGAGGCCTTCGGCAGGCCGCTCGCCGACCAGGGCACGGTCCAGCACTGGATCGCCGACGCCCGGGTGCGGATCGAGTCGGTGCGCCAGTTGGTGCTCAAGACTGCCTGGTTGATGGACACGGTGGGCAACCGCGGAGCGCACACCGAGATCCAGGCCATCAAGGTCTCGGTCCCCGAGATGGCGACCACGGTGATCGACCGGGCCATTCAGGCGCACGGCGGCGCGGGGGTCAGCCAGGACACTCCGCTCGCCAATCTGTACGCCCACGCGCGGACCCTGCACATCGTGGACGGGCCCGACGAGGTTCACCGCCGGTCGCTGGCCCGCCGCGAGCTGTCGAAGCACCGGTGA
- a CDS encoding aldehyde dehydrogenase family protein — protein sequence MSQTHGPPNATASSTEAAATAETLYIDGAWQAAAAGGTREIRCPADSSPVATVAEGDRSDGERAIAAARAAFDEGTWPSTSPWERGDLLLRVSDILVRDREEFARAESLDTGKRLVESGYDMDDIAACFRYYGKIAGTDPGHVVDTGSNDAISRVSYEPVGVCGLITPWNFPLLQVAWKVAPAIAAGNTFVLKPSELTPSTAMLLMRALHEAGLPAGVGNLVLGKGSEVGALLSEHPDVDLVSFTGGLHTGRAIAASAAANVKRVALELGGKNPNVVFADADFETAVDYAMTAIFLHSGQVCSAGARLIVQDEIHDALVDEIVRRAQSIKLGGPFDEEAETGPLISAEHRAKVEDYVRRSIEEGAVLRTGGRRPEGERFESGYFYLPTVLDEVQQGSQAVVEESFGPVLTVERFRDEDDAVRIANDTHYGLAGAVFTSDASKAQRVAGRLRHGTVWINDFHPYLPQAEWGGFKQSGIGRELGGGGLREYQEAKHVYQNLRPEPQHLFAAE from the coding sequence ATGTCGCAGACCCACGGTCCGCCGAACGCCACGGCCTCCTCCACCGAGGCCGCCGCGACGGCGGAGACCCTGTACATCGACGGCGCGTGGCAGGCAGCCGCGGCGGGAGGAACCCGCGAGATCCGCTGCCCCGCCGACAGCTCCCCGGTAGCCACGGTCGCCGAGGGGGACCGTTCCGACGGTGAGCGGGCCATAGCGGCGGCGCGCGCGGCCTTCGACGAGGGAACGTGGCCGAGCACCTCCCCGTGGGAGCGCGGTGACCTGCTGCTGCGCGTGAGCGACATCCTCGTGCGCGACCGCGAGGAGTTCGCCCGGGCCGAATCGCTGGACACCGGCAAGCGGCTGGTGGAGAGCGGCTACGACATGGACGACATCGCAGCCTGCTTCCGGTACTACGGCAAGATCGCGGGCACCGACCCCGGCCACGTCGTCGACACCGGCTCGAACGACGCCATCAGCAGGGTCAGCTACGAGCCGGTCGGCGTCTGCGGCCTGATCACGCCGTGGAACTTCCCGCTGCTGCAGGTGGCCTGGAAGGTCGCTCCGGCCATCGCCGCGGGCAACACCTTCGTCCTCAAGCCCAGTGAACTCACCCCCAGCACGGCGATGCTGCTCATGCGCGCGCTGCACGAAGCCGGGCTGCCCGCCGGAGTCGGCAACCTGGTGCTGGGCAAGGGCTCCGAGGTCGGCGCGCTGCTGTCCGAGCACCCCGACGTCGACCTCGTCTCATTCACCGGCGGCCTGCACACCGGTCGTGCCATCGCCGCCTCGGCGGCGGCCAACGTCAAGCGGGTGGCCCTCGAGCTCGGGGGCAAGAACCCGAACGTCGTCTTCGCCGATGCCGACTTCGAAACGGCGGTCGACTACGCGATGACGGCGATCTTCCTGCACTCCGGGCAGGTGTGCTCGGCCGGTGCGCGCCTGATCGTGCAGGACGAGATCCACGACGCGCTGGTCGACGAGATCGTGCGCCGGGCGCAGTCCATCAAGCTGGGCGGTCCCTTCGACGAGGAGGCCGAGACGGGACCGCTGATCTCCGCCGAGCACCGCGCCAAGGTCGAGGACTACGTGCGGCGTTCGATCGAGGAGGGCGCCGTGCTGCGCACCGGTGGACGTCGCCCGGAGGGCGAGCGGTTCGAGTCGGGCTACTTCTACCTGCCCACCGTGCTCGACGAGGTCCAGCAGGGTTCCCAGGCCGTGGTCGAGGAGTCCTTCGGGCCGGTGCTGACCGTCGAGCGCTTCCGGGACGAGGACGACGCCGTGCGCATCGCCAACGACACGCACTACGGACTGGCGGGCGCCGTTTTCACCTCAGACGCGAGCAAGGCGCAACGTGTCGCGGGCAGGCTGCGCCACGGCACTGTGTGGATCAACGACTTCCACCCGTACCTGCCCCAGGCCGAGTGGGGCGGCTTCAAGCAGTCCGGCATCGGGCGCGAGCTCGGTGGCGGCGGACTCCGCGAGTACCAGGAAGCCAAGCACGTCTACCAGAACCTGCGGCCCGAACCACAGCACTTGTTCGCCGCCGAGTGA
- a CDS encoding phosphotransferase family protein, producing MPEDTAEGPPPGFDPTSLRTYLETERPDLCRGELRAELIQGGRSNLTYRVTDGNGSWVLRRPPLGHVLATAHDMSREYRVMSALADTAVPVPRTHLLCSDENVLGAPFYVMDFVEGHVYRSRQQVERLSEPQRRDLSLRMIEVLARLHSVDPDAVGLSDFGRPEGFLERQVRRWSKQLESSLDREIPGISELRDRLASTIPAGGRTTIVHGDYRLDNVLVDDDGRIRAVLDWEMATLGDPLTDLGLLVVYWEGFSGIRNNPIAKGVGPEFGFPTARELLQHYAEHSGTDVSELDWYVAFGFFKIAVILEGIHYRYTRGKTVGEGFEHVGSMVEPLVRQGLAKIRED from the coding sequence ATGCCGGAAGACACCGCCGAAGGACCACCCCCCGGGTTCGACCCGACGAGCCTGCGGACCTACCTGGAGACCGAACGTCCGGATCTGTGCCGGGGAGAACTGCGCGCCGAGCTCATCCAGGGCGGACGCTCCAATCTCACCTACCGGGTGACGGACGGCAACGGCAGCTGGGTGTTGCGTCGCCCGCCTCTCGGGCACGTTCTCGCGACCGCGCACGACATGAGCAGGGAATACCGCGTCATGTCCGCGCTCGCCGACACCGCGGTTCCCGTCCCCCGGACCCATCTGCTGTGCTCGGACGAGAACGTGCTCGGAGCTCCCTTCTACGTCATGGACTTCGTCGAGGGGCACGTCTACCGCTCGCGACAGCAGGTCGAGCGACTGAGCGAACCGCAGCGCCGTGACCTGTCGCTGCGCATGATCGAGGTGCTCGCACGGCTGCACTCCGTCGACCCGGATGCGGTGGGGCTCTCCGACTTCGGCCGCCCGGAGGGCTTCCTCGAACGGCAGGTCCGCCGCTGGAGCAAGCAGCTCGAGTCCTCGCTGGACCGGGAAATACCGGGCATCTCCGAACTGCGGGACCGTCTCGCGAGCACGATCCCCGCGGGTGGGCGCACCACGATCGTGCACGGCGACTACCGGCTGGACAACGTGCTGGTCGACGACGACGGACGGATCCGTGCCGTTCTGGACTGGGAGATGGCCACCCTCGGCGATCCCCTCACCGACCTCGGACTGCTGGTCGTCTACTGGGAAGGGTTCAGCGGCATCCGGAACAACCCGATCGCCAAGGGGGTCGGACCGGAATTCGGTTTCCCCACGGCGCGGGAGCTGCTCCAGCACTACGCGGAACACAGCGGTACGGACGTGTCCGAGCTGGACTGGTACGTCGCGTTCGGCTTCTTCAAGATAGCGGTGATCCTCGAGGGGATCCACTACCGCTACACCCGGGGGAAGACCGTCGGTGAGGGTTTCGAGCACGTCGGTTCCATGGTCGAACCGCTGGTGCGCCAGGGACTTGCCAAGATCAGGGAGGACTAG
- a CDS encoding HAD family hydrolase, protein MRREPTVDAVVFDYGGVLTVPGRQAVESWTRAEGIRPESFSALLREWVGSEAAADTPLHRLETGLLPVEEFNHLLAARLHPNHEEGRIEPAGLLQRLFSFMHQDEETLRLVTKLRGAGLRTALLSNSWGNTYPWEQLEGLFEHAVVSGSVGLRKPDPEIYRLLLDRMDLLPENTAFVDDVRANVTAARRLGMRTVLHRDAARTEQELRELLGDLDKHDRR, encoded by the coding sequence ATGAGGAGGGAGCCCACTGTCGACGCCGTGGTGTTCGACTACGGCGGCGTGCTGACCGTCCCCGGCAGGCAGGCGGTCGAGTCCTGGACGCGCGCGGAGGGCATCCGCCCGGAGAGCTTCTCGGCACTGCTGCGGGAGTGGGTGGGCAGCGAGGCCGCCGCGGACACGCCGCTGCACCGACTGGAGACCGGCCTGCTGCCCGTCGAGGAGTTCAATCACCTGCTGGCCGCACGACTGCACCCCAACCACGAGGAGGGTCGGATCGAGCCCGCGGGCCTGCTGCAGCGACTCTTCTCGTTCATGCACCAGGACGAGGAGACGCTGCGCCTGGTCACGAAGCTGCGCGGAGCCGGCCTGCGCACTGCTCTGCTGTCCAACAGCTGGGGCAACACCTATCCGTGGGAGCAGTTGGAGGGACTGTTCGAGCACGCTGTCGTCTCGGGTTCGGTGGGGCTGCGCAAGCCCGATCCGGAAATCTACCGACTCCTCCTGGACCGAATGGACCTGCTCCCCGAGAACACCGCGTTCGTCGACGACGTCCGGGCGAACGTGACGGCGGCACGACGGCTGGGGATGCGCACCGTCCTGCACCGGGACGCGGCGCGCACCGAGCAGGAGCTGCGCGAACTCCTCGGCGACCTCGACAAGCACGACCGGAGGTAG